The Nitrosomonas sp. sh817 genome includes a window with the following:
- the ttcA gene encoding tRNA 2-thiocytidine(32) synthetase TtcA yields MQKKQQYNANKLQKRLRRFVGSAIADFNMIEAGDRVMVCLSGGKDSYALLDILRNLQAHAPLEFELIAVNLDQKQPGFPEQVLPEYLTRIGMPFRIVEQDTYSVVKRVIADGKTTCSLCSRLRRGVLYRVAGELGATKIALGHHRDDILETLFLNMFYGGKLKAMPPKLVSDDGQHIVIRPLAYCKEKDLAAYAAVADFPIIPCNLCGSQPNLQRQVIKEMMQQWDKKFPGRLETMFRSLQNVQLSHLADTSRYDFKNLKVQDRPFENGDIAFDDETFEPNIEELLQTDAEETAEIGNQYLASER; encoded by the coding sequence ATGCAAAAAAAACAACAATATAATGCCAATAAGCTGCAAAAGCGTTTACGGAGATTTGTGGGATCGGCAATCGCGGATTTCAATATGATCGAAGCCGGTGACCGGGTGATGGTATGTCTATCCGGCGGCAAGGACAGTTATGCGCTGCTGGATATTTTGCGCAATCTGCAAGCGCACGCGCCGCTGGAATTCGAATTGATTGCGGTCAACCTCGATCAGAAACAACCCGGATTTCCCGAGCAAGTGCTGCCGGAATATTTAACCCGCATCGGCATGCCGTTCCGCATCGTGGAGCAGGATACCTACAGCGTCGTGAAGCGCGTCATTGCCGACGGTAAAACCACTTGCAGCCTGTGTTCCCGGTTACGCCGCGGCGTGCTGTACCGTGTCGCCGGAGAGTTGGGCGCGACTAAGATCGCGCTGGGTCATCATCGCGACGACATCCTGGAAACGCTGTTCTTGAACATGTTTTATGGCGGAAAACTCAAAGCAATGCCGCCCAAGCTGGTCAGTGACGACGGTCAGCATATCGTGATCCGGCCATTAGCTTATTGCAAGGAAAAAGATCTGGCGGCATACGCGGCAGTGGCTGATTTTCCGATCATCCCGTGCAATTTATGCGGATCGCAACCGAATTTGCAACGCCAGGTCATCAAAGAGATGATGCAACAATGGGATAAAAAATTTCCGGGCCGGCTGGAAACCATGTTCCGTTCCCTGCAAAACGTGCAACTGTCGCATCTGGCCGATACCTCCCGCTACGATTTTAAAAACCTCAAAGTACAGGACCGGCCATTTGAAAACGGCGATATCGCTTTCGACGACGAAACCTTCGAACCCAATATCGAAGAACTGTTACAAACCGATGCTGAAGAAACCGCAGAAATTGGCAATCAATACCTGGCTTCAGAACGCTGA
- a CDS encoding cupredoxin domain-containing protein, translating into MNKIIPLVILALFSTHSAAAANHIPLELDIGKPGDADKVSHTIKLTQVDNMFLPAEVRVKEGETIRLVIKNGGNHKHEMLIGSMAELKKVANMRRMYPDKEHAEAHLVQLEPGEQKELVWQFTTAGTVDFACPLPGHFKKMRGKIIVEKK; encoded by the coding sequence ATGAATAAAATTATACCATTGGTAATCTTGGCCTTGTTTTCAACCCATAGCGCCGCGGCTGCAAATCATATCCCGCTGGAATTGGATATTGGCAAACCCGGCGATGCCGATAAAGTATCGCATACTATTAAACTGACGCAGGTGGATAATATGTTTTTGCCGGCGGAGGTTCGAGTAAAGGAAGGCGAAACAATCCGGCTCGTGATCAAAAACGGCGGCAATCACAAGCATGAAATGTTGATTGGTTCGATGGCGGAACTCAAGAAAGTTGCTAATATGCGGCGGATGTATCCGGACAAGGAACATGCGGAAGCGCACTTGGTGCAGCTTGAGCCCGGCGAGCAAAAGGAACTGGTCTGGCAATTTACGACAGCGGGAACCGTTGATTTTGCATGTCCGTTGCCCGGTCATTTTAAAAAAATGCGTGGAAAAATTATCGTGGAGAAGAAATGA
- a CDS encoding DUF411 domain-containing protein gives MNLKMRSLLVGSLMTFGMSGIALQAAATTTVEVYKSPTCGCCAKWVDHMRDHGFTVKTHDVGNKEIRKKSGLSESVGSCHTALVNGYAIEGHVPAPDIIRLLKEKPKAVGLAVPDMPHGSPGMEGSRSDPYNVLLITERDQSRKDATIYNRYDPYAKKAVHSEPAKPEAGQHGSVMRLK, from the coding sequence ATGAATTTAAAAATGAGAAGCTTATTGGTTGGATCGTTGATGACTTTCGGTATGTCCGGTATTGCCTTGCAGGCAGCGGCCACGACAACGGTAGAAGTGTATAAAAGTCCAACGTGCGGTTGCTGCGCGAAGTGGGTGGATCATATGCGGGATCATGGGTTTACTGTAAAAACGCATGATGTCGGTAATAAGGAAATCCGAAAAAAATCCGGACTTTCCGAATCGGTCGGATCATGCCACACTGCTTTGGTAAATGGCTATGCGATTGAGGGGCATGTGCCGGCACCGGATATTATCCGCTTGCTGAAAGAAAAGCCGAAAGCGGTCGGATTGGCGGTACCCGATATGCCGCATGGATCGCCAGGTATGGAAGGCTCGCGCAGCGATCCCTATAATGTTTTATTGATTACCGAGCGCGACCAGTCGCGTAAGGATGCAACCATCTACAACCGCTACGATCCTTATGCCAAGAAAGCGGTGCATTCGGAACCGGCTAAACCGGAAGCCGGACAGCACGGTTCTGTCATGCGTTTAAAATAA
- a CDS encoding cytochrome c yields MNFRSQLLSGAAAALLIGCGDAAPPVPLSWKQLSGADTALVKRDFDPAQIQRGESVYNANCVGCHGPGGTATPEWRKPGPDGKYPPPPLDSSAHAWHHSTEVLKKTILKGTPPEIGSMPAWEGKLTEQQVDDVIVWIKSLWSDEIYDLWYKNFEGK; encoded by the coding sequence ATGAATTTTCGCAGTCAGTTGTTGAGCGGGGCCGCCGCAGCATTATTGATCGGCTGCGGCGATGCAGCACCGCCCGTGCCGTTGTCCTGGAAGCAATTAAGCGGTGCTGATACCGCGTTGGTCAAAAGAGATTTCGATCCGGCGCAAATTCAGCGTGGCGAGAGTGTTTACAACGCTAACTGTGTTGGATGCCATGGTCCTGGTGGCACCGCTACGCCGGAGTGGCGTAAGCCGGGGCCGGATGGAAAATATCCGCCGCCGCCGCTGGATAGCTCGGCGCATGCCTGGCATCATTCGACGGAAGTGCTGAAGAAAACGATTCTGAAAGGCACGCCGCCTGAGATCGGTTCGATGCCCGCATGGGAAGGCAAACTGACGGAACAACAAGTCGACGATGTCATCGTCTGGATCAAATCACTGTGGTCTGACGAAATTTATGATCTTTGGTACAAAAATTTTGAAGGCAAATAA
- a CDS encoding tyrosinase family protein, with protein MGIRKNAKFLTATEQENFVKACVLMKADIVNPAAPAANQYSKWDEYVAIHAMIQDAFAPGAASVNFGHGGSGAYSFLSWHRYFLYRFEQDLQSYVPGVMLPYWDWTDPASIMTDTFLGPNGTNLSGNVIQRGYFAFDMPGVGNNTTPLPAWWPASLNGWRLSGMFGSTFTGGLRRRTGNVSGLPSLNDIRTTLSRSTYPSFQNTSESGAGLASGNQMHNGMHVWVGGGTTTANRGHMYFPEVSPFDPFFYLHHCNIDRLWAMWQMDGHQTDYPASGGDSQHHRNDIMYPWTGGAAGYGTGHPLTSSIPMPDFSALGAQHNVDTLDFRNAFGYTYDTIAIIGIGLDRTGSMNGLTPDPMVTMQPDVTKWEAAKRGVAAFLQDCETVQDSGAIYVLGGIKTFRSLVGNQFDPVFAAPGYGLIKAGTTFSRATFDANIATMSPGGGTPLADALQHVQTTLVEPPFGGIPADEQRYLAMLTDGMLTTGSPMNSIPDGSFSRTAIFAMGFGTGADVDYATLASLVAKGKTLTTQQVFHGENAGTIDKFYSNALASAIGFTSVFDPVVELFAGEHTHLDFTATSADDTFLVTVQGMDFQDKNWSFTMHGPDGQIVYGDEHEHPHNGCHDCCEKPYITSRRSNGRLSLIIQRGNTGKNCWVGNWRLMISYKAKQLDKMLMPSIGELLIPVAAGAIRGERYSRLLISQKLRKPSRSIAKNRQHGLDTRPISTNSDNSDACNAVVNIYARTHLKTDVLFDRMIKPGDELKFVIKAHSLSGGAIANQKGFARVISPAFDVADILPKDKVMDMVKQLETSKRFSAKMDTALLLARFERDKKFVDFIKDSEAEIVIHGDSPMHSHIADTKIPGMYHLGICIEGLYLPGGGNAIATDDHHHSAALQGDDDDYEAFSRLLNISVAVVK; from the coding sequence ATGGGAATCAGAAAAAATGCGAAGTTTTTAACGGCTACCGAACAGGAAAATTTTGTCAAAGCTTGCGTATTGATGAAAGCCGATATCGTCAACCCGGCTGCGCCAGCCGCCAATCAGTACAGCAAGTGGGATGAATATGTCGCGATTCATGCCATGATCCAGGATGCATTTGCACCCGGCGCGGCCAGTGTGAATTTCGGTCATGGCGGTAGCGGCGCCTATAGCTTTTTAAGCTGGCATCGCTATTTTCTTTATCGTTTTGAGCAGGATTTGCAGAGTTATGTACCGGGTGTGATGCTGCCGTATTGGGACTGGACCGATCCCGCTTCCATCATGACCGATACTTTTTTAGGTCCGAACGGCACGAATCTTTCCGGCAATGTCATTCAACGCGGTTACTTTGCGTTTGACATGCCCGGAGTAGGCAATAACACCACACCGTTACCGGCCTGGTGGCCAGCGAGTCTAAATGGCTGGAGATTATCCGGCATGTTCGGCTCGACTTTTACCGGCGGCTTGCGGCGGCGCACCGGCAACGTTTCCGGCTTGCCGAGCTTGAACGATATCCGTACCACGTTGAGCCGTAGCACTTATCCGTCTTTTCAAAATACCAGTGAAAGCGGTGCCGGATTGGCATCCGGGAATCAAATGCACAATGGCATGCATGTCTGGGTCGGCGGCGGCACAACAACTGCAAACCGCGGCCATATGTATTTCCCGGAAGTATCGCCGTTCGATCCCTTCTTTTATTTACATCATTGCAATATCGATCGTTTGTGGGCGATGTGGCAAATGGACGGACATCAAACCGATTACCCGGCGAGCGGCGGCGATTCGCAGCACCACCGCAACGATATCATGTACCCTTGGACTGGCGGTGCAGCCGGATACGGTACCGGCCATCCGCTGACGTCATCGATACCGATGCCTGATTTCAGCGCTTTAGGTGCGCAGCACAACGTCGATACCCTCGATTTCCGCAATGCCTTCGGCTATACCTACGACACCATCGCGATTATCGGTATCGGTCTGGATAGAACCGGCAGCATGAACGGATTAACGCCGGATCCAATGGTTACGATGCAACCGGACGTGACCAAATGGGAAGCGGCGAAACGGGGCGTGGCCGCTTTTCTGCAAGATTGCGAGACGGTGCAAGACAGTGGTGCGATTTATGTCCTGGGCGGCATCAAAACATTCAGAAGTTTGGTTGGTAACCAGTTCGATCCGGTATTCGCCGCGCCGGGCTACGGCCTGATAAAAGCCGGCACGACCTTCAGCCGGGCCACGTTCGATGCAAACATCGCAACGATGTCTCCAGGCGGCGGAACACCATTGGCCGATGCCTTGCAACATGTGCAGACGACATTGGTGGAGCCGCCGTTTGGCGGAATTCCTGCGGACGAGCAACGCTACCTGGCAATGTTAACGGACGGCATGCTGACCACCGGATCGCCGATGAACTCGATACCGGATGGCAGTTTCAGCCGCACAGCGATCTTCGCGATGGGATTCGGGACAGGCGCCGATGTCGATTACGCGACACTGGCCTCGCTGGTTGCCAAGGGCAAAACCCTGACGACCCAGCAAGTATTTCATGGTGAAAATGCTGGGACCATCGACAAGTTTTATTCCAATGCGTTGGCAAGCGCTATCGGATTTACCAGCGTATTCGATCCGGTTGTCGAACTTTTCGCCGGCGAGCATACGCATCTGGATTTTACCGCCACATCTGCCGACGATACTTTCTTGGTGACCGTGCAAGGCATGGACTTTCAGGATAAAAACTGGTCGTTCACGATGCATGGCCCCGACGGGCAAATAGTATATGGCGATGAACATGAGCATCCGCATAACGGCTGTCATGACTGCTGCGAGAAGCCATACATTACCAGCCGCCGTTCAAATGGGCGGCTATCGTTGATTATCCAACGCGGCAATACCGGCAAAAACTGCTGGGTGGGCAATTGGCGGCTGATGATTTCCTACAAAGCCAAACAGCTCGACAAAATGCTTATGCCGTCGATCGGAGAGTTATTGATCCCGGTTGCGGCGGGTGCAATACGCGGAGAGCGCTACAGCCGATTACTCATCAGTCAGAAGCTGCGGAAACCTTCCCGCAGCATTGCTAAGAATCGTCAACACGGCTTGGATACCCGGCCAATTAGCACCAACAGCGACAACAGTGATGCCTGTAACGCGGTGGTCAATATCTATGCCCGCACCCATCTGAAAACCGATGTATTGTTCGATCGAATGATCAAACCGGGCGATGAGTTGAAATTTGTCATTAAAGCGCACAGTCTTTCCGGCGGTGCGATCGCCAATCAAAAAGGCTTTGCCAGAGTCATTTCTCCCGCGTTCGATGTGGCGGACATTCTGCCGAAAGATAAGGTGATGGATATGGTCAAGCAGCTTGAAACATCCAAACGGTTTTCCGCCAAAATGGATACCGCTCTGCTGCTGGCAAGGTTTGAACGGGACAAGAAATTCGTCGATTTCATAAAAGACAGCGAAGCGGAAATTGTTATTCACGGCGACAGTCCGATGCATTCGCACATCGCCGATACGAAGATACCGGGCATGTATCATTTGGGGATTTGTATTGAAGGTCTGTATTTGCCGGGCGGCGGCAACGCAATTGCAACGGATGATCATCATCACAGCGCGGCATTGCAAGGTGATGATGACGACTATGAAGCATTCTCGCGCTTACTGAATATTTCAGTCGCCGTGGTGAAATAG
- a CDS encoding rhodanese-like domain-containing protein, with product METLEVILEKAQQRAQELGLPYKGALLPMEAYRVLQEHAQAQLVDVRSRAELDWVGRIPGATEIELRSYPGMQPNPHFLDQLANQVDKSLPVLFICRSGARSNQAAAIATDMDFAECYNILEGFEGDRDESGQRGKASGWKAAGLPWVQS from the coding sequence ATGGAAACACTCGAAGTAATACTGGAAAAAGCGCAGCAACGCGCGCAAGAATTGGGACTTCCCTACAAAGGCGCATTGCTGCCGATGGAAGCTTACCGCGTGTTGCAGGAGCATGCGCAAGCGCAACTGGTTGATGTGCGTTCACGCGCCGAATTGGATTGGGTCGGCCGTATTCCCGGCGCCACCGAAATCGAATTGCGTTCGTACCCCGGCATGCAACCGAATCCGCATTTTCTCGATCAACTGGCCAACCAAGTCGATAAATCGTTGCCGGTGCTATTTATCTGCCGCAGCGGCGCGCGTTCGAACCAAGCGGCGGCGATTGCCACCGACATGGATTTTGCCGAATGCTACAACATTCTCGAGGGCTTCGAAGGCGACCGGGATGAAAGCGGCCAGCGCGGCAAGGCTTCCGGCTGGAAAGCAGCCGGGCTGCCGTGGGTGCAGAGTTAA
- a CDS encoding pseudouridine synthase produces MEKIRLSKLMSEQGICSRREADRFIELGWVFVDGERISELGTKIFPTQKITLNRAAQAQQTGLVTILLNKPVGYVSGQPEPDYQPAVVLIKPENLFTPKQPAQPAKRFQPAHLKNLAPAGRLDIDSQGLLVFTQDGRIAKQLIGEDSRIEKEYLVRVEGNLPPAKLALLNHGLSLDGQALKPAQVSWQNQDQLRFILQEGKKRQIRRMCELVGLKVTGLKRVRIGRIKLRDLPEGKWRYLQDGEIF; encoded by the coding sequence ATGGAAAAAATCCGCTTATCCAAACTGATGTCGGAGCAAGGCATTTGCTCGCGCCGCGAAGCCGACCGTTTTATCGAACTCGGCTGGGTATTCGTCGACGGCGAGCGGATTTCCGAGCTCGGCACCAAAATTTTTCCGACGCAGAAAATCACGCTGAATAGAGCGGCGCAAGCGCAGCAAACCGGTTTGGTGACGATTCTGCTCAACAAACCGGTCGGATATGTATCCGGGCAGCCGGAACCGGATTATCAACCGGCCGTGGTGCTGATCAAGCCGGAAAACCTGTTTACTCCGAAGCAACCGGCACAACCGGCCAAACGTTTTCAGCCTGCGCACCTGAAAAATCTTGCGCCCGCCGGGCGGCTCGATATCGATTCGCAAGGTTTGCTGGTATTCACGCAGGATGGCCGTATCGCCAAGCAACTGATCGGTGAGGATTCCCGCATTGAAAAGGAATACCTGGTGCGGGTCGAAGGCAACCTGCCGCCCGCCAAGCTGGCGTTGCTGAATCATGGCTTGAGCCTCGACGGCCAGGCATTGAAACCGGCGCAAGTGAGCTGGCAAAATCAGGATCAACTGCGCTTTATTCTGCAAGAAGGTAAAAAACGCCAAATCCGCCGCATGTGCGAACTGGTGGGTCTTAAAGTGACTGGTTTGAAGCGCGTGCGCATCGGTCGCATCAAATTGCGCGATTTACCGGAGGGAAAGTGGCGTTATTTGCAGGATGGTGAAATTTTTTGA
- a CDS encoding class I SAM-dependent methyltransferase: MDESKIISSVKQQYEALPYPPRNPEDEKIRLLRTVGDTLSELNHYCFKGKKNFNQDFRCLVAGGGTGDSVINLAEQLRGTSAEIVYLDMSAASRRIAEQRAAVRGLTNITWLTESLLSIPELNIEKFDYINCSGVLHHLSDPVEGARALASALKDDGAMYLMVYAEYGRHAVYLMQTLFRELIPQHLSIQEKVNMARRIIGSLPVHHAFIKDLDKWANEITASGYGDSGLYDLLLHSVDRCYNVNEVYELAAAAELRLVTFLGSDKRYYDPAQLVAEESILTAWREKSLQEQQSIAEKLFSNHIKHQCYLSRQAACVASMDDEDNAIILEHELANQNMAIHEAIKPGETLSITFTINHEKTVFQLSGNKVNKACFRYMDGKTPISSIIRKVKMKCGDSEQKIRSELRSIFETLFPMGCIYLQHP, from the coding sequence ATGGACGAATCAAAAATAATTTCCTCGGTCAAGCAGCAGTATGAAGCATTACCGTATCCTCCCAGAAACCCGGAAGATGAAAAAATCCGGCTGCTGCGCACGGTGGGCGATACGTTGAGCGAGTTGAATCACTACTGCTTTAAGGGAAAAAAGAATTTTAATCAGGATTTCCGTTGTCTAGTGGCGGGCGGCGGCACCGGGGACAGCGTCATCAATCTGGCGGAGCAACTGCGCGGAACTTCCGCGGAAATCGTTTACCTGGATATGTCCGCGGCATCGCGCCGTATTGCCGAGCAACGCGCTGCGGTTCGCGGATTGACCAATATCACCTGGCTGACCGAATCGCTATTATCCATCCCGGAGCTGAACATCGAAAAGTTTGATTACATCAACTGCTCGGGGGTTTTGCATCACTTGAGCGATCCCGTGGAAGGTGCTCGGGCGCTGGCAAGCGCGCTCAAGGACGATGGTGCGATGTATCTGATGGTGTATGCCGAATATGGCAGACACGCCGTTTATTTAATGCAGACGCTGTTTCGAGAATTGATCCCCCAGCACTTGAGCATTCAAGAAAAAGTGAACATGGCGCGCCGGATTATCGGATCGTTACCCGTGCATCATGCTTTTATCAAAGACTTGGATAAGTGGGCGAACGAGATTACCGCCAGTGGCTATGGCGATTCAGGCTTATATGATTTATTGCTGCATAGCGTTGACCGCTGTTACAACGTCAATGAAGTCTATGAACTTGCGGCGGCGGCAGAGCTAAGGCTGGTGACCTTTCTTGGTAGCGACAAGCGATATTACGATCCGGCTCAATTGGTCGCCGAGGAAAGTATCCTGACGGCGTGGCGAGAGAAGAGCTTGCAAGAGCAACAATCCATCGCGGAAAAACTGTTTTCCAATCATATCAAGCATCAATGTTATCTTTCCCGGCAAGCGGCTTGCGTGGCCTCGATGGACGATGAAGACAATGCGATTATTCTGGAGCACGAGCTGGCGAATCAAAACATGGCCATCCATGAAGCGATCAAGCCGGGGGAAACGCTCAGCATCACGTTTACTATCAATCATGAAAAAACGGTTTTTCAGTTAAGCGGCAACAAAGTCAATAAAGCATGCTTCCGCTATATGGATGGAAAAACGCCGATTAGCAGCATTATCCGCAAAGTAAAAATGAAATGCGGCGACAGCGAGCAAAAAATCCGTTCGGAATTGCGGTCGATTTTTGAAACCCTTTTTCCGATGGGCTGCATTTATCTGCAACATCCCTAA
- a CDS encoding DUF2835 family protein, producing MHQHVQVTLKIPAYQLALYYQGAVDTVAAETTDGRIVHFPANVLRAVVQSHGVYGLFELVFDEHCKFLSISRVAGDSRPG from the coding sequence ATGCATCAACACGTACAAGTGACGCTGAAAATCCCGGCGTATCAACTTGCGCTTTATTACCAAGGCGCTGTCGATACGGTGGCGGCTGAAACCACCGATGGCCGTATCGTGCATTTTCCGGCCAATGTGTTGCGCGCCGTGGTGCAAAGCCACGGCGTGTACGGCTTGTTTGAACTGGTGTTCGACGAGCACTGCAAGTTCTTGTCGATCAGCCGCGTCGCAGGTGATTCGCGACCCGGTTGA
- the ettA gene encoding energy-dependent translational throttle protein EttA, with protein MAQYVMSMLRVSKIVPPKRQIIKDISLSFFPGAKIGLLGLNGSGKSTVLRIMAGADKEFDGEVQRLPNIRVGYLPQEPQLNPEHTVRQEVEEGMGEVMQAQKKLEEVYAAYAEEGADFDALAEEQARLEAIIATAGSDTEHQMEIAADALRLPPWDAVVKNLSGGEKRRVALCKLLLEKPDMLLLDEPTNHLDAESVEWLEQFLVRFPGTVVAVTHDRYFLDNAAEWILELDRGHGIPWKGNYSSWLEQKEARLEQENKQIDAHMKAMKQELEWVRQNPKGRQAKSKARLARFEELNSMEYQKRNETQEIFIPVGDRLGNEVIEFDGVSKSYGDRLLIDNLSFKIPPGAIVGIIGPNGAGKSTLFKLITGKEQPDSGTVKIGPTVKIAHVDQARDTLENDKTVFDAISGGNDNLVVGKYTTPARAYLGRFNFKGSDQQKIIGQLSGGERGRLHLAQTLIAGGNVLLLDEPSNDLDVETLRALEDALLEFAGCVLVISHDRWFLDRIATHILAAEGDSQWTFFSGNYQEYEADKKKRLGEEGAKPKRIRYKPISR; from the coding sequence ATGGCTCAATATGTAATGTCGATGCTCCGCGTGAGCAAAATTGTTCCACCGAAACGTCAAATTATCAAAGACATATCGCTCAGCTTTTTTCCCGGCGCCAAAATCGGCCTGCTCGGCCTGAACGGCTCCGGTAAATCCACTGTGCTGCGCATCATGGCTGGCGCCGATAAAGAATTCGACGGCGAAGTGCAGCGCTTGCCGAATATCCGCGTCGGTTATCTGCCGCAGGAACCGCAACTGAACCCCGAACACACCGTGCGCCAGGAAGTCGAGGAAGGCATGGGCGAAGTGATGCAGGCGCAGAAAAAGCTGGAAGAAGTCTATGCGGCGTATGCCGAGGAAGGCGCCGATTTCGATGCGCTGGCGGAAGAACAAGCACGCTTGGAAGCAATCATCGCCACCGCGGGCAGCGATACCGAGCACCAGATGGAAATTGCCGCCGACGCATTGCGTTTACCGCCGTGGGATGCGGTGGTCAAAAACCTGTCCGGCGGGGAAAAACGCCGCGTGGCATTGTGCAAGCTGCTGCTGGAAAAACCCGACATGCTGCTGCTCGACGAGCCGACCAATCACCTGGACGCCGAATCGGTCGAATGGCTCGAACAATTTTTGGTGCGTTTCCCCGGCACCGTCGTCGCGGTGACGCATGACCGCTACTTCCTCGACAACGCCGCCGAATGGATTCTCGAGCTCGACCGCGGCCACGGCATCCCGTGGAAAGGCAATTACTCCAGCTGGCTGGAGCAGAAAGAAGCGCGCTTGGAGCAGGAAAACAAGCAAATCGATGCGCACATGAAAGCGATGAAGCAAGAACTGGAATGGGTGCGGCAAAATCCCAAAGGCCGTCAGGCCAAATCCAAAGCGCGTCTGGCCCGTTTTGAAGAACTCAATTCGATGGAATACCAAAAGCGCAACGAAACGCAGGAAATTTTCATCCCGGTCGGCGACCGCCTCGGCAATGAAGTCATCGAGTTTGACGGCGTATCGAAATCCTACGGCGACCGGCTGCTGATCGACAACCTGAGCTTCAAGATCCCGCCAGGCGCGATCGTCGGGATCATCGGCCCGAACGGCGCGGGTAAATCGACCTTATTCAAACTGATTACCGGCAAGGAACAGCCGGATTCCGGCACGGTTAAAATCGGCCCGACGGTCAAAATCGCGCATGTCGACCAAGCGCGCGACACGCTGGAAAATGACAAAACCGTGTTCGACGCCATTTCCGGCGGCAACGACAACCTCGTGGTTGGTAAATACACCACCCCGGCGCGCGCGTATCTGGGGCGTTTCAACTTCAAAGGCAGCGACCAGCAAAAAATCATCGGCCAACTCTCCGGCGGTGAACGCGGCCGCTTGCACCTGGCGCAAACCCTGATCGCCGGCGGTAACGTGCTGCTGCTCGACGAACCGTCCAACGACCTCGACGTGGAAACGCTACGGGCACTGGAAGACGCTCTGCTCGAATTCGCTGGTTGCGTGCTGGTGATCTCGCACGACCGCTGGTTCTTGGATCGTATCGCCACCCACATCCTCGCCGCCGAAGGCGATTCGCAATGGACCTTCTTCAGCGGCAACTACCAGGAATACGAAGCCGACAAGAAAAAACGCCTCGGCGAGGAAGGCGCAAAACCGAAACGGATACGGTATAAGCCGATTAGCCGGTAG
- a CDS encoding TraY domain-containing protein, which translates to MLAIKLPEEIENRLAELAAKTGRTKTYYVREAILEHLDELEEKHLTIDRLEKAGKSWTLDEVEKGVDLHINVVLKS; encoded by the coding sequence ATGCTGGCAATTAAATTACCGGAAGAAATCGAAAACCGCCTAGCCGAACTGGCTGCTAAAACCGGTCGCACCAAGACCTATTATGTGCGTGAAGCGATCTTGGAGCATCTCGATGAGTTGGAGGAAAAACACTTGACGATAGATCGTCTGGAAAAGGCAGGCAAGAGCTGGACATTGGACGAAGTGGAGAAAGGTGTTGATCTGCATATTAATGTTGTTCTCAAGAGTTAA